The Synechococcus sp. CC9605 sequence GCCAGATCAACGGACCCCTCGACGCCTGACCCATGCCCTACCGCATCTCCCGCCAGGCCTACGCCGAGACCTACGGACCCACCACCGGCGACCGGATTCGCCTGGCCGACACCGATCTGATCCTGGAAGTCGAGAAGGACTACACCGTCTACGGCGATGAGGTGAAGTTCGGCGGCGGCAAGGTGATCCGCGACGGCATGGGGCAATCCCAGACCCCTCGAGCTGAGGGCGCCGTCGACACGGTGATCACCAATGCCCTGATCCTCGACTGGTGGGGCATCGTCAAAGCTGATGTCGGCCTCAAAGACGGCCGCATCGTGGGCATCGGCAAAGCCGGCAACCCCGACACCCAGGAAGGGGTGACGATCGTGGTGGGCCCCGGCACGGAAGCCATCGCCGGGGAGGGCCACATCCTCACGGCCGGCGGCATCGACACCCACATCCACTTCATCTGCCCCCAGCAGATCGAAACGGCCCTGGCCAGCGGCGTCACCACCCTGATGGGGGGCGGCACCGGACCGGCCACTGGCACCAATGCCACCACCTGCACCCCCGGCGCCTTCCACATCGGGCGGATGCTCCAGGCGGCTGAAGGCCTGCCGGTGAACCTGGGCTTTTTCGGCAAGGGCAACGCCAGCACCCCAGAAGCGCTTGAAGAACAGGTGCGCGCCGGCGCCTGCGGCCTGAAGCTGCATGAAGACTGGGGCACCACCCCCGCCACCATCGATGCCTGCCTGTCGGTGGCCGATCGAATGGATGTGCAGGTCTGCATCCACACCGACACCTTGAACGAAGCTGGCTTCGTGGAAGACACGATCGCCGCCATCAAAGGGCGCACCATTCACACCTTCCACACCGAAGGCGCCGGCGGTGGACACGCGCCAGACATCATCAAGATCTGCGGCGAGGCCAACGTGCTGCCGAGCAGCACCAACCCCACCCGGCCTTACACCCGCAACACCCTCGAGGAGCACCTCGACATGCTGATGGTGTGCCACCACCTAGATCCAAAGATCCCCGAGGACGTGGCCTTCGCCGAATCGCGGATCCGGCGCGAAACGATCGCCGCCGAAGACATCCTTCACGACCTCGGCTCCTTCTCAATCATCGCCAGCGACTCCCAGGCCATGGGCCGCGTGGGCGAGGTGATCACCCGCACCTTCCAGACCGCCCACAAGATGAAGGTGCAGCGCGGTGCCCTACCGGAAGACTCCGCTCGCAACGACAACCACCGGCTCAAGCGTTACATCGCAAAGGTGACGATCAACCCGGCGTTGGCCCACGGCATCAGCAGCGAAGTGGGGTCGATCGAAACCGGCAAGCTCGCCGATCTGGTGCTGTGGAAGCCGGGCTTCTTCGGCATTCGCCCGGAACTGGTAGTGAAGGGCGGTTCGATCGTCTGGGCCCAGATGGGCGATGCCAACGCCTCGATTCCCACCCCCGGCCCGGTGCACGGCCGGCCGATGTTCGGCGCCTTCGGCAAAGCCCTCGCCCCCAGTTGCCTCACCTTCGTGAGCGAAGCGGCGATGGATGCCGACATCCAACGCCAACTGGGGCTGGAGCGCACCTGCATGGCGGTGAGGGACACCCGCAGTGTGGGCAAGAGCGCCCTAAAGCTGAATTCAGCGCTGCCCAAGGTGAGCGTGGACCCGCAGACCTATGAGGTGTTCGCCGACGGTGAACTGCTCACCTGCGAGCCCGCCGAAGTGCTGCCCCTGGCCCAGCGCTACCTGTTGCTTTGAGCCCCCTGCTGGTGGTGGTTCAACACGTGGACCACGAAGACGCCGCACTGGTGGGAGAGCTGGCGCGGCAACGGGGTCTGACACTCGAGATCCTGAGGCCCGACCGGGGCGACCCTCTTCCAGACCCGAAGGCGTGTGCCAACGTCATCGCTCTTGTGCTCGGCGGACCGATGAGCGTGAACGATCGCGACCAACCGGGCATGGACTGGTTGCAGCAGGAACTGGACTGGTTGAGGGCCTGGCACCAGCAACGCCGACCGGTACTGGGCATCTGCCTAGGGGCGCAGCTCCTGGCTGTGGCTGCGGGGGGCAGCGTGCAACCCCTGCAGGTGGGAGCACCACCACAGCAGCTAAGGGAACTGGGGCTCGGCGCGATTCACTGGGTCGCAAATCCCAGTAATGAGGCCCTGCTCAAGGGGCAACCAAGCAGCACCCTTGTGCTGCATTGGCATGGCGATCGCATCCACCTGCCGGCTGATGCAACCCTGCTGGGTTCTTCACTGCACTGTGCCGAACAGGTGTTTCGACTCGGAGCCCACGCCATTGGCCTGCAATGCCACCTCGAGATCGACGGTGATGCGCTTGAGCGCTGGATCGCCAACGACCACGACTACGTGGTGAGCGCCCTCGGAGCTGAAGGGCCCGATCGCCTGAGCCGGGACTGGCGCAGGCTGGGCGCCACGCTTCAGGAACAAGGCCGAAACTTCTTTAATGCTGTGCTCGATCAACTGATTGAGATCAGCCAGGCCCACTAATTCCTACAGACAAAAATAAACAAAATCAAAAACTTTTCTGAAGAGGTATCAGCTTGAACACCACTTCGGGATTTGCAGGAGCTTCAATATTTTTGTAGCAACAGCTACCGATCGTTCACTTCGCATCACGCGAAGCGCAGTTCGCCTCAGGCCATGGAACGGGGACCTGAGCTTGCTTCGAGGACCATCCAATGACCACCCTTCTCTACCGCGGGCAGCAGTACCAGCAAAACAACGTCACTCAGGGCAAGCCTGGAGTGCAGCTGGTTTACCGCCGCAACGCGTACCAAGCCCGCCAGATCAACAACCACCGCATTCCGGTGCAGCTCGTTTACCGCGGTGTGGGCTACACGCGCTAGGCCAACTTCTCAATCCGTAGCAACTCGAACATTCCAGTTCCTAGAACTGAGGCGTAATAGACCCAGCTTCAGCTACGACGTTGGATCTCATCGCTTCTCGCCTCGACCAAGGCCTCGTGCAGGTGAATCCCTCCAGCGTGCACGGCGTGTTCTGGCTGCAGACCCACTTTCCGTCTCAGGAATGGGATGCCCTGCTTTCTGGGCAAGCTGCCTTTGGCATGGACTGCATTGATGACCTGATCACAGACGCACTTCAGGCCGGCCTCAATGTGGAGTGGGAAGCATCCGTCCCCAGCTGAACACTCAGAAATTGATTTCCCTAAAAGCCATGCACACGGCTGTGTTGCAAGACTTTTTAATGGCGTGCGCGATGGTGAATGCTCAAGCCACCAAACGGTTGAGCATCGGCAACTCCGACAGTTCATCCCTCCACTCCTGGGCCCAAAGGGCCTGACTGCGCTCATACACCTCCATCAACTGCTCCACGGCGCGCTCGTGGAAATCAACGCGCAGATCCAACAGCGGGAAAGCCGCTTCACCGCTCACCTGCACCGCCGCTGACGTGCAAAAGGGAGAACGATGGTCACCACCAGCCGCTTCCCCAGCCTGGAGAGCCATCATCAGGCGGCGGCCCAGTTTCAAGCTGGGGTCGCCGGTGAGAAAAGCCTGCTCCATGGCTGCCAACACACCATCATCCACCAAGCAATTGCCCGCAACAGACAGATCACGGTGATGACGATGCCCTGCCCAAGGGCCGCAATCCTGCCCGGTCCAACAGGCCGTGCGACCGTCCAGATCGATCAGGTGAAACTGACGCCGGTCACGGTGCTGATCATCTGCAAGAAGGCTGGCCAGAACGCTTTCGGCATCAGAACTCTGCTCCAGGCGCTCAAGGCCACAAATCCCCAGATACGGATTGGTATGGGCCTGGGTGGCGACAGCACCAACCCCCGCGCGGATGTGGGGCACAGTGGATCCAACGGCCAAATGACAGGTGGCCACGGCCACGCCGAAACGACCGTTACTGGGATCCCGGGCCAGGATCGAAAAGGTCACGGCAGCTGACGGTCGAGCCGCAGCAACGTTTCCAGCAGCACCGCGGTGCCCGCCCAGCACTGCTCGTCACTAGTGAACTCTGCAGCGGAATGACTCAGGCCGCCCCGGCTGGGCACAAAAATCATGCCCATCGGCCAACGGCGGCCAACCTCCTGCGCATCGTGGCTGGCACGGCTGGGGAGATGGCTGTGGGACAGGCCGAGATCGGCCGCGGCCTCAACGATCGTGGCCATCACCACCGCATCAGCAGGGGTAGGATCAACGCTGAACTGGGGGTCCACCGCAATCGGGCAGCCTGTTTCTGCACCGATGCGTTCCACCTGCTGCATCAACTCCTCCACCAACTGATCGAGAACGGTCGGATCCACATCCCTGAGGTCAACGGTCAGAGAGACAGCGCCGGGGACAACGTTGGCGGCATTGGGCCAAACCTCCAGTCGACCTACCGTCGCCACTGGATCTCCGGGATGACGGGAGGCCATGGCCTCAACGGCAAGAACAAGACGCGAGGCCGCCACGAGGGCGTCCTGTCGCAACCCCATCGGTGTGGTGCCGGCGTGGTTGGCCTGGCCCTTCACATTGATGCTGAACCGACGCTGACCGACAACACCCTCCACAACACCGATGGCATCGCCGCGCTGCTCGAGGACACCGCCCTGCTCAACATGCAACTCCAGAAAAGCGGCATAGGCCTCATCTGAGCGTCGAGCTGAGGCCAGGGAGGACCAATGGCCGCCGATGCGCGCCAGGTTGTCCTGAATCGGCTGACTGTTGCTGGTGGCATAACTCTCCGGGTCATTGGAGGCCGTGCCCGACAAGCCCTTGCAACCCACCATGGTCGACTCCTCGTCGGCAAAGGCGATCAACTCGATGCCGTGCCGCAGGCGCAGGCCCTGGTCTTGAAGTGCGCGGCAGGCTTCCAGACCGGCCAACACCCCGAGGGCTCCATCAAAACGTCCACCGGTGGGAACCGTGTCGAGGTGCGACCCAGTCACCAGGGCAGGGCGGAGGGGATCGAGGCCTTCCAGGCGTCCGATCAAGTTGCCAGCCGCATCAACACGCACCTGCATGCCGAGCTGCTTCATCCAGTGGGCCAGCAAATCTCGGCCCTGCACATCCTCCGGCGAGAATCCGCGTCGACAGACGCTTCCATCGGGCTTGGCTCCAATGCTGGCCAACTGCTCAATCGTTGCGACCAAACGCTCACGGATTGGTCGCGCCGCAATCTTGGCTGGTTCGATCTGCGATTCAGAAGTGATCGGAGAAGCCGAGATGAGCGCTGGCAATGCCGTGACCTTCAGTTCAAACTAAATGTCACTTTCTCCCGAACTGGCTGATCAGCCTGTAGCTAGCGCAACGATTTAACCCTGATCAAAGAAATCAAACGGGCATCAGCACCCGCCAGCCCAGGCGGTCCGCCTCCCGGCGGGCGAGGGCTGGCACGTCTTCCGCCACAAACATGCGGTGCAGCATCTGCACGCCAAGCAGGTGATTGATCACAGCATCCATCTGCACACGCTCCGCGTCGGTGGTGGCCGGGTCCTCGTGACGCTCAAACAAGGCGAGCACGCCGGCTTTGCTCAACAAACCAGCGGAATCGATCGCCTCATCACTGAGGTAGTCGTCGGCGAGCTGCTTCATCTGCCCCCACTTCTCAGGCTCCGTGTGGGCTGGTGGGGCCATGAAGGCGAACTTCTCACGCCGGTACAACACCTCCGGCAACAGGCCCGCCATGGCTTCCCGCAGCACATATTTCTCGGTTTTCCCCTTGATCCGCAGTTCGGGCGGCACCTGCACCGCCACCGCAGCCAGATGGTGATCGAGGAAGGCGGGTCGCGCCTCCATGGAATTGGCCATGTCGACCCGATCACCGCCCCAGGTGAGGATCTGGCCCTCCAGCATGGTCTTGATCCAGACGTACTGAGCCTTGTCCAGGGCGTGGCGCCCGTCCAGTTGATCCGCATCCAGTTGCTCGGCAATCGCCTTGCCCGGCGAGTAACCCTCCAGGGCTGCGGCGTGGGACTCCGCCAGAAGCTCCGGCACCAAGGGCGCACAGGCCAACCAAGGCTGAAGGCAACTGGGGGTAAAACCAACCACCGCATCGAGATCGGGGTCATCCACCTGGTTTTCAGCCAGCATCGCCCCTTTCACCAGGGCATTGGACTGCTGCAACAGGCTTTCCCAGCTGGCGCGCTCCTCCTGCGGCAGGTCATCGAGACCGTGGAGGAACATGTCGCGGCGAAAGGCGGGATAGCCGCCGAACAGCTCATCTGAGCCTTCACCGGTCATCACAACCTTGTAATCCACATCGTTGACATGGCGGCTCATCAAGAACTTGGCCACCGCCAGGGTGTTGTAGATCGTTCGCTCCGCATGCCAGATGGTGCGTTCCATATGGCCATAGAGCTCCTGGCCCGAGAGACGCATCAGATCCTGCTCAGCGCCGGTGGCTTCGGCCATCTCCCGGGCAATCGGCGACTCGTCGTAACGGGCGTCGTCAAACCCGATCGTGAACGCCTTCACCGGCGCCTGGCTCACGGCTGACGCCAAGCCGAGGATCGAACAGCTGTCGATGCCGCCGGAGAGATAACAACCCACCGGCACGTCGGCCACCATGCGCAGCTCAACGGCCTCCAGCAATGCCGCACGAACGGCAGCGATGTAGTCGGCTTCGGTTCGCTTGGGGTCCCGCTCGTCCTTGCGCGGAAAGTCGACGTCCCAGTAGGTGGACTCGGACACCTCCAGATGCCCATTCACCCGTTGCACCTTGAGCACGTGGCCGGGCTTCACCTGGTGCACCCCGGCGAAGGCGGTGGTGCCGGGCACCATGGTCTGCATCAACTGGTGGAACAGACCCTCCGAGGTGAAACGTCGCTCCACCGCCGGATGGGCGAACAGCACCTTCAATTCGGAACCGAACACCAGACCCTCCGGCGTAATCGCCCAGTACTGCGGTTTGATGCCGAAGCGATCCCGCACCAGGTAGAGGCAGTCTTCGGAGCGATCAAACAAGGCGAAGGCGAACTCACCGCGCAACAGGGGCAGGGTCGCCTCGAGGCCCTGACGTTGGTACAGCCGCAGCAGGATCTCGGAATCGCTCTTGCTGCTGAAGCGCACCCCCTGGGCGGTGAGGTCAGCCCGGATTCGCTGGAAGTCGTAGAACTCACCGTTATGAGCCATCAACACCTCACCGTCATCGGTGAGGAAGGGCTGCCGGGCGCGTGACTCGTTCAGGTCAATGATCGAAAGCCGGGCATGGCAGAAGCCGACGCCGGCCTGATCGAGCACCTCAACGCCGAAGCCATCGGGCCCGCGATGGGCCTGAATCGCCGCCATGTTGACCAGCAGCTGGCGATCCACCGTCTGTTGACGGTCTGCGTTGAAAACACCTCCGATTCCGCACATCAGCCCACCTCAGATCACATCCATCACGCGTTCGGCCCGATCCACCATGCAGGTGAGGAGGGCCATCCGCAGGAACACAGCTCCCCTCGCCTGACTGAAATACCAGTTGTGGGGCGTGTCATCCAAGCAGGTGCTGAGTTCCGCTCCACGCGCCAAGGGATGGAGCACGATCGCTTCCGGTTTGAACGGCATGTCGCGGGTGAGGCGGAATCCTCCGCCGTGTACTTCATAGGAGTCGCCGACCCAGGCAATGGCATTGATGTAAACGACATCCAAGTCGGGCACTTCAGCCTGAAGATCCGTGCTGGAGCGCACCTTCATCCCACAAGCTTCAAGCTCCTCCAACTGTCCTGGGTCGAACAGCGGCTGATCAGGCTCCAACTCGGGGGCGTGAATCACCACGACCTCGTCCACGGTCTGCGGGAATTTGGCCAGGATCCTCAACAGGGAGCGAACCGTTCTCATCCGCGAAGGGATTCCGACGATCCCAATGCGAATCCGATCAGCGGGTGTCACTTCAGCTTCAGCAAGCTTGGGGCGCCACTTGAAGATCGTGTACAGATCGGCCATCGCCTGGGTGGGATGCTCATCGATCCCATTTCCAGCGTTGATGATCGGGATCCGAAGGGTGGACGTCATCGCGTAAACGGCACCGGGATCGCTGTCCCGAAGCACCACACAATCGCCGTAGTTGTTGAACATATGGGCGACATCTTCGAGAGACTCGCCCTTGGCGATCCCTGTGGTGGCCCTGTCGGTGATGTTGATGGAGGTACCGCCAAGTCGGTGCCAGGCACTGTCAAAGGACAGCCGGGTGCGCGTGCTTGGTTCGTAAAACGCGTTGATCAGAATCTTGCCGGTGAGTGGCGTGTTGTGACGGCAATAGCGATCTGGATTGCTCTCAAACTTCGCCGCCAGGCGAAACACCTGCAACAAAACCTCGGGGCGAAACGGTTGGATCGACACCACGTGCTGATCCACCAAATCCTTCAAAGGTTCAACATCTTCAGCAATGGCAGCCAGCAGCTCCTGGGGTTGATTCTGCCCGTAGACATCAGGCCCCATCGGCTCAAACCGAATCTGAACCGAAGACGCGTCCACAACTGCTGTTTTGGCCTGTGCCATAGCGGGATCGGATCAACACTCTGTTTGCCAAACCGAGTGCTAAAGCCAGGAACTACATCTTTCACCGGTAACAACAACCACACTGCTGCGTCCACGAAGAAGCAGCTTCTTAAGCAAAGATCCGGAAAGGATTGTGCTGGGGTGTACGGCTAAAGGAGACATCACCAAACCCGGCCATTGCGCCACTCCACCCACCAGATCAGCAGCAACACGAGCACCGACAGCACCAGGGCTAACTGACTGGCCACCAGCAAAAACTGAAAGCCAGACAGACCAACAAGGCCGGCCATCAAAGGAAGCATTTGAATCATCCCTCCTCCTGCAACAAGGTGAAGTCGAAGCGTTCCGGCCAGATCCGACTGCCCATCAGCATCACAACCGCCGACACGGCCGCCGAAAACACAGCAGCGCAATAGGGCGCGATCAGCACATAGGCGAGCAGGCCCACAACGCTGCCGGCGAGCATGGCCGCAATGGCAGCCGTGCGGTTGGCTGTGCGCCAGTAGAGACCACACGCCACAGGCCAGACCGTGGAGGCCACCAGGGCACCGGTGAAGAACAGCACCGACGCCAGCGAATCAAGCCGCGGCCAGGACAACGCAAGGGTGACGACGGCAAGTCCCACCACCATCAGCCGCGCCGCCTGCTTGAGCTGCAGGTCGCTGGCCTGAGGCCGCAACAGGCGAAAGTACACATCCTCCGCCAACAGATCGGCGGTGGATGCCAGCAACGAATCCAAGGTAGAGGTGAGCGAGGCAAACACCACCACAAACACCAGGGCCGCGCCGCCGGCCCCGAGCAGATCAGCGGCCATCACGGGGAAGACCATGTTCACCTGCTCGAGAGGCAGCTCACGTGCCAGGGCCACCAGGCCGATGGAGCCCGTCACCATCGGCACGCTCATCCAGGCGATGCCCCCCAAAACAAAAGAGGCCATCACCACCGAGCGCCGACTGGCGAAGACCCGGGACCACCAGATGTTGTTGTGAAACACCTCGCCCATCGAAAAGAGGGCGGAATTCCAGGCGATCAACAAGCCCGCCGGCAGCAGCAGATCAAGCCGATCGGGATGCCTGGCCAGCAATGAGGCATGCACCTCGGGCATCGGGAATTGGCGGAAGGCGAGCACCGCCACCACCGCCAGCAACACCATGATCAACAGCGACTGGATGAAATCGGTGCCGATCACGGCCCGCATTCCGCCGAACAGGGTGTAGAAGGTGGCAACACCAATCACCACCATCATTCCCACGTGGTAATCAAAGCCTGAAAGGGCCTGCAGCAGCAGGCCAGCACCCATCGCCTGGGTCATCAGAAAGCCCAGGGTATAGATCGCGGTGATCAGCATGAACACCCACCAGGCCAGACGCCCGTAGCGCAGGCGAATGAAGTCGCCACTGGTGCGCCCGTTGGGCATCAACTGCTTGATCCGCGAGGCCAGGGGGGCGAACAGAATCAGGCCAAGCCCGGCCAGGGCATAGCTGAACATGCCCCAGAGGCCGGTTTTGTAACCGAATTCAGGGGCGAGCAGGGTGGTGTTGCCGGTGACCCAGGAGGCCATCAACGTGGCCGTACTTAGAGCCAGCCCGATGTTGCGCCCCGCAAGCATGTAGTCGTCGGCATTGCCTTGACCGCGCCGGCCCCAGGCAATCCCCAGCGACACCCAGAGAACAGAGAACAGCACCACCAACGCCCAGGCGATCCCGGGCTGAAGGAAGGGAACCGAGTCAGCGGACATCCCTCGACCCCCTGCGGTTCCAATACAGGTGTCCGCGCAGAATCATCACCACCGTCGCCGCAGTCACAACGGCACCAAGGGCAAAGATCAGACGCGCCCAGAGCAATTCATCCAAGGCGAAGTGCGTTTGAACTCCAGAAACAGATAAGCAAAGGAGGCACCCTGCCCTGGCCCTGTGCCCTCCATTCAGGTGCCTACGGATACCCAAACAACAGGCGATCGGCGTCCTCTTGCCTGAAATTGCGGAATGTGTAGCAACCACCACCCAAAGTGGAGTGGGGCGACGCCTTGGATGCGCCCCGCTTGTGCGATCAGGATGTTCACCGACTACAAACCGACGGTCGGCTTCGACGAATATTTCTGCCGTGAAACGGCCAAACCACGCGCCGATCTGGCCCCACTACTTGCATCACTGGGGCAGATGGGCTTGCCCGAGCTCAACCGCAGCCATGCCTCAGCCAGCCAGCTGCTGCGTCGCCTCGGCGCCACCTTCCGCCTCAACGATTCCGGGCTCAAAGGCAGCGAACGAATTCTCCCCTTCGATCCCTTGCCTCGGCTGATCGGCCGCAGCGACTGGATCACCCTGGAGCAGGGACTGCTGCAACGCCTGGAAGCCATCGACCGCTTCCTCGCTGACATCTATGGCCCCCAGCAGATCCTCAACGACGGTGTGATCCCACGGGAAGACGTT is a genomic window containing:
- the ureC gene encoding urease subunit alpha — protein: MPYRISRQAYAETYGPTTGDRIRLADTDLILEVEKDYTVYGDEVKFGGGKVIRDGMGQSQTPRAEGAVDTVITNALILDWWGIVKADVGLKDGRIVGIGKAGNPDTQEGVTIVVGPGTEAIAGEGHILTAGGIDTHIHFICPQQIETALASGVTTLMGGGTGPATGTNATTCTPGAFHIGRMLQAAEGLPVNLGFFGKGNASTPEALEEQVRAGACGLKLHEDWGTTPATIDACLSVADRMDVQVCIHTDTLNEAGFVEDTIAAIKGRTIHTFHTEGAGGGHAPDIIKICGEANVLPSSTNPTRPYTRNTLEEHLDMLMVCHHLDPKIPEDVAFAESRIRRETIAAEDILHDLGSFSIIASDSQAMGRVGEVITRTFQTAHKMKVQRGALPEDSARNDNHRLKRYIAKVTINPALAHGISSEVGSIETGKLADLVLWKPGFFGIRPELVVKGGSIVWAQMGDANASIPTPGPVHGRPMFGAFGKALAPSCLTFVSEAAMDADIQRQLGLERTCMAVRDTRSVGKSALKLNSALPKVSVDPQTYEVFADGELLTCEPAEVLPLAQRYLLL
- a CDS encoding type 1 glutamine amidotransferase codes for the protein MSPLLVVVQHVDHEDAALVGELARQRGLTLEILRPDRGDPLPDPKACANVIALVLGGPMSVNDRDQPGMDWLQQELDWLRAWHQQRRPVLGICLGAQLLAVAAGGSVQPLQVGAPPQQLRELGLGAIHWVANPSNEALLKGQPSSTLVLHWHGDRIHLPADATLLGSSLHCAEQVFRLGAHAIGLQCHLEIDGDALERWIANDHDYVVSALGAEGPDRLSRDWRRLGATLQEQGRNFFNAVLDQLIEISQAH
- a CDS encoding DUF4278 domain-containing protein is translated as MTTLLYRGQQYQQNNVTQGKPGVQLVYRRNAYQARQINNHRIPVQLVYRGVGYTR
- a CDS encoding DUF1028 domain-containing protein; translated protein: MTFSILARDPSNGRFGVAVATCHLAVGSTVPHIRAGVGAVATQAHTNPYLGICGLERLEQSSDAESVLASLLADDQHRDRRQFHLIDLDGRTACWTGQDCGPWAGHRHHRDLSVAGNCLVDDGVLAAMEQAFLTGDPSLKLGRRLMMALQAGEAAGGDHRSPFCTSAAVQVSGEAAFPLLDLRVDFHERAVEQLMEVYERSQALWAQEWRDELSELPMLNRLVA
- a CDS encoding Zn-dependent hydrolase: MPALISASPITSESQIEPAKIAARPIRERLVATIEQLASIGAKPDGSVCRRGFSPEDVQGRDLLAHWMKQLGMQVRVDAAGNLIGRLEGLDPLRPALVTGSHLDTVPTGGRFDGALGVLAGLEACRALQDQGLRLRHGIELIAFADEESTMVGCKGLSGTASNDPESYATSNSQPIQDNLARIGGHWSSLASARRSDEAYAAFLELHVEQGGVLEQRGDAIGVVEGVVGQRRFSINVKGQANHAGTTPMGLRQDALVAASRLVLAVEAMASRHPGDPVATVGRLEVWPNAANVVPGAVSLTVDLRDVDPTVLDQLVEELMQQVERIGAETGCPIAVDPQFSVDPTPADAVVMATIVEAAADLGLSHSHLPSRASHDAQEVGRRWPMGMIFVPSRGGLSHSAAEFTSDEQCWAGTAVLLETLLRLDRQLP
- the asnB gene encoding asparagine synthase (glutamine-hydrolyzing), whose protein sequence is MCGIGGVFNADRQQTVDRQLLVNMAAIQAHRGPDGFGVEVLDQAGVGFCHARLSIIDLNESRARQPFLTDDGEVLMAHNGEFYDFQRIRADLTAQGVRFSSKSDSEILLRLYQRQGLEATLPLLRGEFAFALFDRSEDCLYLVRDRFGIKPQYWAITPEGLVFGSELKVLFAHPAVERRFTSEGLFHQLMQTMVPGTTAFAGVHQVKPGHVLKVQRVNGHLEVSESTYWDVDFPRKDERDPKRTEADYIAAVRAALLEAVELRMVADVPVGCYLSGGIDSCSILGLASAVSQAPVKAFTIGFDDARYDESPIAREMAEATGAEQDLMRLSGQELYGHMERTIWHAERTIYNTLAVAKFLMSRHVNDVDYKVVMTGEGSDELFGGYPAFRRDMFLHGLDDLPQEERASWESLLQQSNALVKGAMLAENQVDDPDLDAVVGFTPSCLQPWLACAPLVPELLAESHAAALEGYSPGKAIAEQLDADQLDGRHALDKAQYVWIKTMLEGQILTWGGDRVDMANSMEARPAFLDHHLAAVAVQVPPELRIKGKTEKYVLREAMAGLLPEVLYRREKFAFMAPPAHTEPEKWGQMKQLADDYLSDEAIDSAGLLSKAGVLALFERHEDPATTDAERVQMDAVINHLLGVQMLHRMFVAEDVPALARREADRLGWRVLMPV
- a CDS encoding aspartate/ornithine carbamoyltransferase family protein; translated protein: MAQAKTAVVDASSVQIRFEPMGPDVYGQNQPQELLAAIAEDVEPLKDLVDQHVVSIQPFRPEVLLQVFRLAAKFESNPDRYCRHNTPLTGKILINAFYEPSTRTRLSFDSAWHRLGGTSINITDRATTGIAKGESLEDVAHMFNNYGDCVVLRDSDPGAVYAMTSTLRIPIINAGNGIDEHPTQAMADLYTIFKWRPKLAEAEVTPADRIRIGIVGIPSRMRTVRSLLRILAKFPQTVDEVVVIHAPELEPDQPLFDPGQLEELEACGMKVRSSTDLQAEVPDLDVVYINAIAWVGDSYEVHGGGFRLTRDMPFKPEAIVLHPLARGAELSTCLDDTPHNWYFSQARGAVFLRMALLTCMVDRAERVMDVI
- a CDS encoding sodium:solute symporter family protein, giving the protein MSADSVPFLQPGIAWALVVLFSVLWVSLGIAWGRRGQGNADDYMLAGRNIGLALSTATLMASWVTGNTTLLAPEFGYKTGLWGMFSYALAGLGLILFAPLASRIKQLMPNGRTSGDFIRLRYGRLAWWVFMLITAIYTLGFLMTQAMGAGLLLQALSGFDYHVGMMVVIGVATFYTLFGGMRAVIGTDFIQSLLIMVLLAVVAVLAFRQFPMPEVHASLLARHPDRLDLLLPAGLLIAWNSALFSMGEVFHNNIWWSRVFASRRSVVMASFVLGGIAWMSVPMVTGSIGLVALARELPLEQVNMVFPVMAADLLGAGGAALVFVVVFASLTSTLDSLLASTADLLAEDVYFRLLRPQASDLQLKQAARLMVVGLAVVTLALSWPRLDSLASVLFFTGALVASTVWPVACGLYWRTANRTAAIAAMLAGSVVGLLAYVLIAPYCAAVFSAAVSAVVMLMGSRIWPERFDFTLLQEEG